From the genome of Rhodospirillales bacterium:
AGGGATCACGCGCATTGGGGGTGACAGAACGCTGTCTTGAATTGGGGGCTGGCTATGCCAAAGACCGCGTGACCTTTGGCGCGCCCTTATCGACCCGACAAGCCACCCAGTGGAAATTGGTGGATGCTGCTGTGGCGCTTCAGGGTGCGCGGTTGATGGTCTACCACGCAGCAGAGATGCTGGATTCCGGGGCGGATGCCAGACTCGAAGCCTATATGGCGAAACTCTATTGCACAGAAATGGCCTGGAAGGCGGCAGATGACTGCCTGCAAATTCATGGCGGGGTTGGCTTGACCAAAGACCTGCCTGTGGAACGCATTTGGCGGGATCAACGCAGCCACATGATCACCGAAGGCACGCCGGAAATGATGCGCATGGTCATTGCCCGCACGGTGATCCGCAATACCAATTAAAAAACGGGTGCCCTTACATTAAGGCGCCCGTTTTTTTAGTTGCTGATTTTGGCGTTTAGTATTTGTAGCCAAATCCGACGCCGAACACCCATGGATCAAGATCGGTGTCCGTGGTGGTGATGGAACCGTTATTGACCGTGATGTCGGTGGAAACGTATATCTTCTTGAGATCAACGTTAAAGGACCAGCGGTCGTTGATGGCAATGTCCATGCCGACCTGAAATGCCAGCCCGAATGAGTCTTCGTATTTGACGGCGGTAATGGCGCTCGATTTTTTCACATCATAAAACATTGTGTAATTGAGGCCCGCACCGACATAGGGGCTGAATTTTGCTTTCGGCTGGAAATGATACTGCAGGGTCAACACCGGCGGCAGCAGGGAAACCTCACCAAGATGGGCAACCCCCGCAACATCAACGCTGTTTTTGGTGGTGGCAAGAATCAATTCTGCAGCAATGTTGTCGGTGAAAAAATAGGTGAAATCCAGTTCAGGAACAGTGTCACTGCCAACCCGTGCAGAGCCACCTGAGGTGGTGGTGCCATGGGTATCGGACGTCAATGTGGCGGAACGCAGGCGAATAATCAGGTCACCCTTTTGTTTGGCATGAAGCATGCCTGGCTGTATCGCCAACACGGTAAAGGCCAAAAGGCCAAAAGGCTGAAAGCAGAAATGTTAAAAAAACGGGTGAGACCAGACATTAATTATTCCCCTTTTTATTTATGTCCGTTAGACGAATTTGCGCGAGATGACAGAGTCATGTCTTAAATATATATCGTTAAATCAACCTTGATTCATTCTTAATGCTTAGATATCTATCGAATACCATGGCATTGAAATTTTGGCAACAGGTCATTGGAAAGCAATGTTATTTTTAATTGAATAGATTGGAGCGTGAATGGGGGAGGCGCTAAAGGGATGGGTGTTTATGGTTTAGGTGCCAACACCACCAACGCATCAAGGGCCACACATCCTTGGCCTTTGGGGCAGGCAAGCAGGGGATTGATATCGACGGCTTCGATCAATCCCTTGGTCTCGTAGGCGAACCGTCCCATTTTTAAGATGGCATCAACCACCGCATCGCGATCCGCAGGGGCAGCACCCCTGTAACCATCCAGTAATTTTCCGGCCCGTGTGGCATCGATCATGGCTTCGGCCTCTGCCCGGTTCAGGCCGGCCCGGCCAAGGGCGACGTCTTTATAGAGTTCCACCATGATGCCGCCGGAGCCAAACACCACCACAGGCCCCATTTCAGGGTCATTGGCGATGCCGAGCGCCAGTTCAATGCCACCTAGGACCTGTTCAGCAACCAGAAACCCATCGATTTTTACCGCCCCATCATAGTGCGCCACGTTCTTTGTGATTGCATCACATGCTGTTTTAACCCCATCGGCATCTTCAAGGCCAAGCATGATGGCCCCGGCTTCGGTTTTGTGGGGCAGGTCAGCGGAAACCGCTTTGACAACCACCGGAAACCCGATGTCTTGTGCAGCCTTTGCGGCACTTGGCCCATCGGCGGAAAATGCTTCGCGGGCCAGTGGTAGGCCGAAATCTGCCAGTATCGCCTTGGATGTCGTTTCATCCAATGCGGTTGGTTTATCCCCGGCCAATGTTTTTAATTCTGCAATGCGGGATTCTTGTTTACCCGTTAAGGGGCTTGAATTTTTGGGCTCGGATTTTGCGCGGGTGCGCCGGCCGATCTGGTCAAAGATGCGCCCAAAGACCCGAAAGGCGCGATCAGGATCGGAAAGATAGGCCAGATGGCTAAAGGTTTTGCGCAAAGCCTGTGCGTGATCGGTCAGGGCAACATTGGCCGGTGCAAACAGGGCGACGGGCAGGGTAGTATCTTCGCCTTTGGTCCATTCTGAAATTGCTGCAAGGTTCAATTCCTTGCGTTCAATCCCGGGTGCCAGGGGCAAATCCTCTGCGACCAGCAGCAAATCAAAATTGGGGTCGGCGGCAAAGGCCTCAATGCAGGCAATATATTTATCTGTGGTGATGGTCTGGCGGGTATCCAGCGGATTGGACGCACTGGCAAGGGGGCCAAGCACAGCAGCGATTGTTTCCTTTGTTTTTGCATCCGGTGTTGCAAAGGTGACGCCTGCGCGCGCAGCAGATTCCGAAATCAGGCTTTTCATGGCCCCGGAATTGGTAATGGCGCCAACCCCTGTGCCTAACGGTGCCTTGGTGCGTGCCAGATATTCCATGGCCTCTACGGCATCTTCCAGACAATCCAGGCGAACCACCCCGGCGGCACCGGCCAGGGCATCAAACGCATCAACCGATCCCGCCAATGATCCTGTATGGGCCAATGCCGCGGCACGGCCTTCGTCTGATCCGCCAATTTTGACGGCAACCACGGCCTTGCCAGCATCGCTGGCTTCTCCGCAGGCATCGATGAAATCGTCAACCCGAACGACCTGTTCCAGGTACAGCATGATCCCCTTGATTTGGGGCTGGCGCGCCATGAAACGAATATAATCCCCTGCACCCAAGCCAACCTGATTGCCTGCGGAGACAATATAGGAGGGGTTTAAGCCCCGCTCGGTCAGCATGCGGTTGAGCGCCAGACACAAGCCGCCCGATTGGGCAATGATGGCGGTCGGGCCAGATTCCAGTGTTTCCATGCCATCATCGGGCAGGGTGATGGCCCGGCTGGGGGCCGGTGCATTGCCCATGCAATTGGGGCCACAGACAGCAAGTCCGGTTTTATCGATAATTGCGGCAAGGCGTTTTGCCCGCTCGCGGCCTTTTTCGTTACCGCCTTCGCCAAAATCGCCAGCAAAGATAAGGGCGCTGCGGGCACCATGGGCGGCACCATCTTCCAAGACATTAAGGGCAATGTCGGCGGGGACAAAACAGATGATGTGATCAGGGGGCTCTGGCAGGGCATCAAAACCGGGAAAACAGGGGATGCCCCAAATCTCTTCGCGCTTTGGATTGATGGGGTAAATGCCACCGGGATAATCAAACCGTTTCAGATTGTTATAAACCCGCTCCGACCAGTGGCGGTCCCGGTCCGATGCGCCGACCATGACAATATTGCGGGGATGGAGGAGTGCTTCGACGTCATCGCGTGCCATGGTGCAGAAAAAATCCTGTCATTGTTTCGTTATTGTTGTTTGATGTTCATCGTAATTCTATGCTGCGGGGTGTGAACGCTGCAAGGAACGGTGACACAAAACAGGGAGTTTTTTTATGACACTGATCATCAACAACGATGATGTCCATGCCGTGCTAACCATGGAAGACACCATGGCGGCACTGGAAAAGTCCTATTTGGACCTGTCGGCCTCGCGCGCGGTGTGTCGCCCGCGCATCGATATTCAGATTCCCACATCAGACCCGGATAAAACGTATCAATGGGGCACCATGGAAGGGGGCTCCATGGATGGCTATTTTGCCGTTCGCATGAAATCCGATGTTGTTACCCAAGAAAACCACAACGGGATACCCACAGAAAATAAATACTGTGTGCGCCCGGGTCGTTGGTGTGGGTTGATCTTTCTGACCTCCATTAAAAATGGTGAGCCCTTGGCGCTTTTGAATGACGGGGTGTTGCAGCATATGCGCGTTGGGGCTGATGGGGGCATTGGTGCCAAATATATGGCTCGCGAAAACGCCGAAGTGATTGGCATGTTGGGATCAGGCGGCATGTCGCGCAGCCATATGGATGCCTTTATGGCGGTGCGTGACATTAAAAAATTACAGGTCTTTTCACCGACCAAGGCCAACCGGGAAAGTTTCGCTGCTGAAATGCGCGATAAATTCGAGATTGAGGTTGTGGCTTGCGATGCGCCCGAACAGGTCTATCGCGGGGCAGATATTGTCGCCGCATTAACCGATGCCACGGTGCCCGTTACCGATGGCGCCTGCATTGAGGCGGGTACCCATGTGGTGGTCATTGGTGGTTCGGGTGCGCCTGATGACACCACAATTGAAAAAATTGATCGGTCTTTGCGATTTGGCAATGCGCCCCAACCGTGGGGGCTTCCTGAATTTGGCAAGGGAAAGTCACGGCTGACCTATGCTGCCATGACCCCCGAAATTGCTGAAACGCGTCTGTCGCCTGATGGCAAACGCGGGGGTCGCACAGCAGTGGCCGAAGACCATCTGGTGTGGTTGGCCGATGTTCTTTCAGGTGATGCCAAGGGCCGCGAAAGTGATGATCAGATTACCTATTCGGAACGGGGCAATTTACAAGGCGCGCAGTTTTACGCGGTGGCGGGCAGGGCCTATGAACTGGCCCGCGATGCAGGTCGGGGCCGGGAAATTCCCACCGACTGGTTTTTACAAGACATAAGGGATTAAGCGCCATGACACTTTTCATAAACAACGACGTTGTGGCACAGGTTCTGACCATGACGGACACCATTGCGGCATTGGAAAAATCCTATCACCAATTGGTGCGGTCTCAATCGGTTTGCAGGCCAAGGGTCGATATCCAGATCCCGACGCCGGAAGAAGATAAAATTTACCAATGGGGCAGCATGGAAGGCGGATCAACGCAAGGCTACTTTGCCATTCGCATGAAGTCTGATGTCATTTTCGAAGAAAGCTATAACGGCGTCGTCACTCAGGATAAATACTGTACTAGGCCCGGCATGTATTGCGGGTTGATCTTGTTGACCAGCACCGAAAATGGCGAGCCTTTGGCGTTTATCAATGATGGCGTGTTGCAGCATATGCGCGTTGGGGGGGATGGCGGCATTGGCACCAAATATATGAGCCGCGAAAATTCTGAAACCGTCGGGATGCTCGGTTCCGGCGGCATGGCCCGGACCCATATGGACGCCATCATGTGTGTGCGCGACATTAAAAAGCTTCAGGTGTTTTCACCAACGCCTGCCAACCGCGAAGCCTTTGCCGAGGAAATGCGTGCAAAATACGGTCTGGAAGTGACGGTCTGTGACAATCCGCGCGATGTTTATCGGGGTGCAGACATTGTTGCCGGCGTTACCGATTCTGCGGTGCCTGTTTTGAATGGGGAATGGGTTGAGCCGGGGACCCACATTATCAATGTTGGTGGCGGTGGGGGAAAACCCGATCAGGCGACCCTTGATAAGGTGGATGTTTATTTCCGCTTTGGCGATGCGCCGGGCCCATGGGGAGAGCCGGATATGGAGCTGGGGGATGAATACATCACCTATGCTGCCCAGCCCGAGTTTAATTCCAATTTCAAGATGAAGCGTTCAGGGAAACGGGGCCATGCGGCATCCCTGCCCGGATGCATGATCACGTTCAAAGACATTATCGAAGGCACCAATCAGGGCCGCACCGATGCGTCACAGATCACCTATTCGGAACGCGGCAATCTACAGGGCGCACAGTTCTGGGCAGTCGGTGGGGTGGTCTATGAAAAGGCCAAAGCCGAAGGGCTGGGCAATGAAATCCCAACCGAATGGTTGTTGCAAGACATCCGGGATTAAGCCTGATTTACGGCACCGTTGGTCTTAGGGCACCGTTGGGACTGATATCGCTTTCTTTGGGATGAGCACGGTCACGACCAAAATGGCCAGACACCCAGCCAGAACATAGAACAGCCAGCTTGGGTTGCCTGAATCCAGAATCCAGCCAAAAATAACGGGCGCCGATGCGCCCCCAAAGGCCGCCCCCGTTGCCACCATGCCAATGGCCTTGCCAAAAGATTCGCGCGGGATAACGGCGCGCATCAGCATATCGCGAGCGGGGCGCAATGCGCCCTGAAACAAACCGATGAAGCTCATCAAGATGATGATGGCAAACAATGGCATGGTCAGGGTGCCCAGCAGGATCAAAAGAACGCCGGAAGAGACTAATACGGTTACTGCCAGAAAGGTATGGCGTGGCGTTTTGTCGACGATGAAGCCACCACCCAGCACCCCGATGGCGCTGGCGACCAGATAGACCGTCAAGGCACCGGAGGCCACGGTTAAGGGGGTGTTGTGTAGTTCAGCCAGTGCCGCAACGATAAAGGAATGGATGCCGTGGGTGCCCAGAGCATTGAAAATGAAAAAGACAAAAAAGACCATTAAAGACCCTGATGCCAGGGACCGAATTTCCTGAAAAAACCCGAGACCGCCCGGCGGTTTTTTGCCGATGGAATCATCGCGCACGTTCTTCCATTGGGTCATTAATCCAAAGGTGACAATGATGCCAAGGACGCCGGCGATGACCACGGCGACGCGCCATCCCCACAACAAGGCAGACGTCACCAACAGGGGCGGGGCGACCACCCGCCCGGCATGGCCTGCAAACATATTGATTCCAAAGGCCCGCCCGATCCACGCCGAAGGCATGGATGCGTTGATAATGGTGTAATTGGATGGCCGCATGGAGGCAATGCCAATGCCAAAGGTGACCATCAAGGGCATGGCATACCAGAAGCTGGGGATCACCGCGAGCAAGGCAACACTGATGGATAGAATAAACAGGCCCGTGACCAAAACGATCTTGCCGCCAATGCGATCAACCATGAAGCCGACAGGAATTTGGAAGAATCCGGTGGTGATGGATCGCGTTGAGAGCAAAAGTCCCAGAAAGGTATAGCTGACGGCAAACTCGACTTTAAGAAAAGGAATGAGTGCGGGCAGGCACAGGATATAAAAATTTGAAAGCGCGTGTCCCGTGCTGATCAGCGCCAGAATGCGAACGCTTTGCTTGTGTTCAGCCCGTGAAAGT
Proteins encoded in this window:
- a CDS encoding acetate--CoA ligase family protein — translated: MARDDVEALLHPRNIVMVGASDRDRHWSERVYNNLKRFDYPGGIYPINPKREEIWGIPCFPGFDALPEPPDHIICFVPADIALNVLEDGAAHGARSALIFAGDFGEGGNEKGRERAKRLAAIIDKTGLAVCGPNCMGNAPAPSRAITLPDDGMETLESGPTAIIAQSGGLCLALNRMLTERGLNPSYIVSAGNQVGLGAGDYIRFMARQPQIKGIMLYLEQVVRVDDFIDACGEASDAGKAVVAVKIGGSDEGRAAALAHTGSLAGSVDAFDALAGAAGVVRLDCLEDAVEAMEYLARTKAPLGTGVGAITNSGAMKSLISESAARAGVTFATPDAKTKETIAAVLGPLASASNPLDTRQTITTDKYIACIEAFAADPNFDLLLVAEDLPLAPGIERKELNLAAISEWTKGEDTTLPVALFAPANVALTDHAQALRKTFSHLAYLSDPDRAFRVFGRIFDQIGRRTRAKSEPKNSSPLTGKQESRIAELKTLAGDKPTALDETTSKAILADFGLPLAREAFSADGPSAAKAAQDIGFPVVVKAVSADLPHKTEAGAIMLGLEDADGVKTACDAITKNVAHYDGAVKIDGFLVAEQVLGGIELALGIANDPEMGPVVVFGSGGIMVELYKDVALGRAGLNRAEAEAMIDATRAGKLLDGYRGAAPADRDAVVDAILKMGRFAYETKGLIEAVDINPLLACPKGQGCVALDALVVLAPKP
- a CDS encoding MFS transporter, coding for MSETDTELSRAEHKQSVRILALISTGHALSNFYILCLPALIPFLKVEFAVSYTFLGLLLSTRSITTGFFQIPVGFMVDRIGGKIVLVTGLFILSISVALLAVIPSFWYAMPLMVTFGIGIASMRPSNYTIINASMPSAWIGRAFGINMFAGHAGRVVAPPLLVTSALLWGWRVAVVIAGVLGIIVTFGLMTQWKNVRDDSIGKKPPGGLGFFQEIRSLASGSLMVFFVFFIFNALGTHGIHSFIVAALAELHNTPLTVASGALTVYLVASAIGVLGGGFIVDKTPRHTFLAVTVLVSSGVLLILLGTLTMPLFAIIILMSFIGLFQGALRPARDMLMRAVIPRESFGKAIGMVATGAAFGGASAPVIFGWILDSGNPSWLFYVLAGCLAILVVTVLIPKKAISVPTVP
- a CDS encoding ornithine cyclodeaminase family protein; amino-acid sequence: MTLFINNDVVAQVLTMTDTIAALEKSYHQLVRSQSVCRPRVDIQIPTPEEDKIYQWGSMEGGSTQGYFAIRMKSDVIFEESYNGVVTQDKYCTRPGMYCGLILLTSTENGEPLAFINDGVLQHMRVGGDGGIGTKYMSRENSETVGMLGSGGMARTHMDAIMCVRDIKKLQVFSPTPANREAFAEEMRAKYGLEVTVCDNPRDVYRGADIVAGVTDSAVPVLNGEWVEPGTHIINVGGGGGKPDQATLDKVDVYFRFGDAPGPWGEPDMELGDEYITYAAQPEFNSNFKMKRSGKRGHAASLPGCMITFKDIIEGTNQGRTDASQITYSERGNLQGAQFWAVGGVVYEKAKAEGLGNEIPTEWLLQDIRD
- a CDS encoding ornithine cyclodeaminase family protein, whose protein sequence is MTLIINNDDVHAVLTMEDTMAALEKSYLDLSASRAVCRPRIDIQIPTSDPDKTYQWGTMEGGSMDGYFAVRMKSDVVTQENHNGIPTENKYCVRPGRWCGLIFLTSIKNGEPLALLNDGVLQHMRVGADGGIGAKYMARENAEVIGMLGSGGMSRSHMDAFMAVRDIKKLQVFSPTKANRESFAAEMRDKFEIEVVACDAPEQVYRGADIVAALTDATVPVTDGACIEAGTHVVVIGGSGAPDDTTIEKIDRSLRFGNAPQPWGLPEFGKGKSRLTYAAMTPEIAETRLSPDGKRGGRTAVAEDHLVWLADVLSGDAKGRESDDQITYSERGNLQGAQFYAVAGRAYELARDAGRGREIPTDWFLQDIRD
- a CDS encoding OmpW family protein, with product MLHAKQKGDLIIRLRSATLTSDTHGTTTSGGSARVGSDTVPELDFTYFFTDNIAAELILATTKNSVDVAGVAHLGEVSLLPPVLTLQYHFQPKAKFSPYVGAGLNYTMFYDVKKSSAITAVKYEDSFGLAFQVGMDIAINDRWSFNVDLKKIYVSTDITVNNGSITTTDTDLDPWVFGVGFGYKY